CCTGCCTCTAACACCATCCGGGAGACCAGACGCCATCGAATCGGTCAGGATCCGAGTGGAGGTCCTCGTCGATCGGGTTCACCGCCATTCTCCGGACTTCTCGAAGGCTGGCCGCCATCCGGATGTAGCGTTCATAGTTGTCTTTCCTGACGTCGGTAGTCTCCTCGGGGTCACGGTCAAGGTCAAACAGTTGGTACTTCGGGAGGTCGTTGCGATTGGGTTCCTCTCTGGCTGTGACACCTGGGGGTGGGTTGTACCAGCCGCTGTGGGGTTGGAGGAGAAGAAATATGAGTGATTTAGAGACTGACTATAGTGGGAGGATTCTCGGAAAGAAGAaggtatatgtgaccctccaccacgaaatgagtcgcatgtcacctcgcgcggttctgcgctaggcttaatataagtccgggggattgtctggtaacagtgtgagggtcaccttagtcacaggcttataactcaaacagttgttgctcttttctaaaacgggtttcaccactggatagagcgtacaaaactctttaagaaaatgtaaaaaatatgataatcatgcaaaggtgacatgtgactcattccgtggtggagggtcacacatAATATTGGCTGAGGTGCGTGAGAAGGTTACcagggagccagccgcggtgtttcattggttgaaattgagatttgttgtgatttcaacgaatcagacaactcggtttgttctctcccgttttgGTGGTACCCACTTTtggttcgtgcacctcagctctAGCTGTTCAGCTTTCATCGATTGTGAATGTTACAGCACATTATTAAGCCTCGCCGTGGGGCACAAGCAGAATTAACTTGTAGTTATTTCTACTCCGCTTTAGGAAacggagagacaaacagagagacagacaggctccATCCCACTCCAGTCAAGCAGAGACAAAGAAAACAGgctaattgttgttatttatttaaataaaattgtttgaaaaacaaaaaacaaaacaggctTTATTAAGTACTCTCaaaacacacagagacggaGAAACGAATGCTGAGAGAGACGGACACTAAGGTTAACACCAACAGCAAactacttcccccccccccccctccctcccatcACTCACTCGAACCCCCGTCCCCCAATGCTATTCCCGGAAACACATTAAACCATTTGCCCCTAGCAATTGCGAGCATTGATGGAGAGAATCATGTGATTGGCACGTCGAATCTGATTACTGTCATGACCACACATGCTAATCTCTAATCTCGATTTCCGATCTTGGACAATTTCCTCCGTTCTCTCGTTCCTTATAAGCCTAACTCCCACGCacccaatacacacacacacacacatacacacacgcatacacatccacccacatccacacacacacgcacgcacgcacgcacccatgcACGCTcgaacgcacgcactcacgcacgtacgcacacacgcactcacgcacgcacacacgcgcacgcacgtacgcacgcacacacgcacgcgcacgtacgtacgcacgcacacacacacacacacacacacacacacacacacacacgcatacacatccacccacatccacacacacacgcacgcacgcacgcacgcacgcacccatgcACGCtcgaacgcacgtacgcacgcactcacgcacgtacgcacgcacgtacgcacgcacgcacgcacgtacgcacgcacacatacacacacaccggcacacacacacacacacgcacatacacacgcaaacacacacacacacacacacaccgacacgcaaacacacacacacacacacacacacacacacacacacacacacacacgtgtttgcATGAAGAGTTAGGTCAGCTTCTACTCGTTATCCCCCCATCCTTCCGTTCGTTCGCCCCCTGCCGACCTCTCCACTCCACCCGTCTAACCCGGccacctcctccctcctccttacaccccccctcctcttcttaCCTCCCTCACCCTTCACCACCgccccagacacacacacacacactcacgggTGTCTGGACTGCATGTAAAGCAGTTTCCATTGGTCACGTCGTAGCATGGCCACACCCAGATCCTGATCCACGTAGGCAATCTCAAGCCTGTTGGTTCCGGTCGTCTGGCCCTGAAAATGCAGGAACAGAAAATCCATAATTATCATCCACAGTTGTATAACTCCGATTTGCCGGAAATTTGGCATGGCATATGCAACACATGTCGCCCAATGCCTGAGCAATATATGCGATGAAGCGCTCAGGCTTTCTGTCGCTCACTGAAGcgctgtttttttttcttcttgaccGCTTCGCCTCTTCCTTGCCCGTTTGAACTTGGAGATCTATATGGCTAAGCCGGGCGCAAACTTCCAGACAATCGCGTAATAATCTCCGGAGTTATAGGCAAAATAAAGTGCGCTTGATAGCTTTATTGCTTAATGCCGCCAGCCGTTTTCGACCAAAGCACAACGCCACGATCCGGAGTAGCATAGTAGTTTGTGGAGCGCTTGCCTCACGCTGGCACTGATAAGGGGTTCGAACCCAGAGTCAGAGAGATAGAGTGTATCTCTGTACTGTGGGTCCGACTCTCACTCGAGGCGTTATTTTTGGGGGCGAGATTTGTTCGAGTGTTCTAGAATCCACTGGGTTCTTGTATGAGTTGTATGATTgcgtaccccccgcgggttagggggaagaatttatccgatgctccccagcatgtcgtaagaggcgattaacggattctgtttctccttttacccttgttaagtgtttcttgtatagaatatagtcaatgtttgtaaagattttagtcaagcagtatgtaagaaatgttaagtcctttgttctggaaacttgcattctcccagtaaggtaatatattgtactacgttgcaagcccctggagcaaatttttgattagtgcttttgtgaacaagaaacaattgacaagtggctctatcccatctcccccctttccccgtcgcgatataaccttgaatggttgaaaacgacgttaaacaccaaataaagaaagaaagaaagtatgattttgtttgtttggttgattgtttttttgtttcgttttataTGAGTGTTTTACAAATTATAATTTGTATGTGAATTTATATATTCAAGTGTAATATCCAACTGACTGACTGTATACATGTGTGAATAGGAGCCTAATTTAATAGACCAATCGTTAAATCAATTCATACTGGAATAATGAGACCACCCAAATAATTTCTGTCAGGAAGGAAGTAAAAAATCAAGTCAGTGAGTCAGTGAATAAGTAGTCAGCCAAAATAAATTATTATTAACCAGAGTATGTGTCAACACCTTTAGCATCTTCTTTACAAGGGAGGCAAGCGCATATTTCTTCGCAACCATGCTAAacgcgcttacgtccctttggtTGTTTTATTTTAGCGTTGTGTACACAACTGATACGTTGACTGGACGCATCTAGCGGAACAGTGggatgccccccctccccctctccctcctgaacacacacacacacacacacacgcacacacacacacacacacacacacacacacacacacacacacacacacacacacacacacacacacacgcacgcacgcatgcacgaacCCACAAACATTaacgcacacacttacacacacacatacaagcacacacatacgcgcgagCGCTCgcatacacgcatacacatgacaacagcaacaacaacaacaacaacaacaacaatcgccaacaccacaaccaccaccatcagcaccaccaccatcatcaccacatgcacaacaacagcaaacacacTCACCGTCTTGATGTATGTCCACTGGTTATAGCTATCGACGATTTCAGGCAGTTTCCGTGTCTCCGTGTCCTCGATCATCCCTGACAGCGTAGCGTAGAAATCACTGATGTAGAACAGACCGCCCCACGTAAAGTTGGTCTCAGGCAGGATGTCGCGGCTCTCTCTGCAAACGAACAAATCGTAGGACGGGCGCAATCATCTTCtgaaccatcctgaactcaggtcaaaatgagttacttcccttcgggtctcattaatttatccctgacaggatgccttcattttctttctgtgggtaagaaatcgattctttacatatttagagcttttcgtaatgtgttattgatataagcatattcgcgatcgtcgataaccccccgcgggttagggggaagaatttacccgatgctccccagcatgtcgtaagaggcgactaacggattctgtttctctttttacccctgttaagtgtttcttgtatagaatatagtcaattttggtaaagattttagtcaagcagtatgtaagaaatgttaagtccgttgtactggaaacttgcattctcccagtaaggtcatatattgtactacgttgcaagcccctggagcaattgttTTATttgagtgcttttgtgaacaagaaacaattgacaagtggctctatcccatctctccccttcccccgtcgcgatataaccttcgtggttgaaaacgacgtataacacccaaaaaaagaagaaaaaaatatcgtCGATATTGAttgttcatggtgttgtgtgtaattttttaaatcacaaaggaattgatatgtaagacagtttcaagcgagctatctttcgcgggtgtatttactgtgcaaacaactctaaatatggcaacagtgtcacgtgataatcaactttggctacgaagcagatGATACTTTtatccgtaaccagttgggagtgatgcaacaatatcacggtctccttcccacagcagtcctCAACATTTCGATTTGTtttaaccttagaacgatgtctttatcataacactgtgaagaacagaacggatatcactgtcgaagtcggccaatctgcaatcactttcgtctcagttgggaggtaactctgtattcttgttttgatagattccgcgCAGTAATTATGCATCTTGTCAGAGAGAccatgagcgatagcgtggaccgatgagtATCAGAATGCTTCTGAACAAGACACCAGGGCTGCGGTGCACacgaaagttaccaaccgggtggaagtcagccgcggtgttggattggtagacattataagatgtttggtggcttgttgacagaccagcttttttgttggtccaaggggaccatatcgtcttttgtttcatctttatcgaccaaggccgaaggccgcggttgataaatatgagaaaaaaggcgatatgctccccgaggaccaacaacaaaatgctggtctgacgacaagccactaaacatcgtttttgtcatcattttggttgtgcaacaaaatgcacaataacccacagggagacgaatgtTTAGAATCCAACttcgggccacaaagcatcgtcacagtagctcgagataacacgtcaaccttgtatgtgacgtcaaacgtagcttgttgacgcttttctttcagtctgaaaatgtacagagctgcgatcatacgtgtgagttcagtaagtgttgagcatatttcttttctttttaagtgtttgacttttcgttgtggattttgcgattacagagataagttgcaaattgaccatgagtcgccgcggtaattatcaacattgattgggtctttgagagtgaatgcttacaatcgttgtcctcggaaacacaaatccaaagccgcgatggttccacacatcaaacaatcagcctgattggcttttactttgacaatccacgtttcacctgaaagctcaaacccattcaccacctcgatttattgcatggggaacatgatatttatttcccaggtgtttgtgaatgaacactcgtgaaaatgatgacaatgctATTTGTTGTGATTATAACGAATCAGAcaccgcggtttgttctctccctttcAGGAACGGTGGCACACACTTTCGGTTCGTACTCCTCAGTCCCGTAAAATACCGAAACATTCTCCACAAGCTAAGACACTCTGCATACTACTCACGAGTACATGAAGGTGTTGACTCGGATACCGCCTTCCCACAGCGTTCGCTTTTTGCCTCTCAGCGGCCAGTTACTCGACCCCTCATCTATTTTACCGCCgtcgtgtgtatgtatgtgtgtgtgtgtgtgtgtgtgtgtgtgtgtgtgtgtgtgtgtgtgtgtgtgtgtgtgtgtgtgtgtgtgtgtgtgtgtgtgtgtgtgcgtgtgtgcgtgcgtgcgtgcgtgcgtgcgtgcgtgtgttaaaGTGATTTTGCTGTGTTCTATGTTTGCTTAAAAGCGCTATGTGCCCAAAGCCGTAATAAAATATTAAGCCTTGAAACTTTGAACTCACGAGTACATGAAGGTGTTGACTCGGATACCGCCTTCCCACAGCGTTCGCTTGTTGCCTCTCAGCGGCCAGTTACTCGACCCCTCCTCGTGATCACCGCCGTCGTCTGACGTGAAGACGACGAGCAGGTCGTCCATGAGGCCGTGTGCCTTGAGGTCGTCTGTGATGTTCTTCAGACCCTCGTCCACAGCAGCCATCATGCCGCACTTGATCTGACGATTGTGGTCGCTGACGTCCTGTGGGAGTTAAAAAGTCCCTGTAAGAGTGGTCTTTTGTCGTTCTGGTGTTGTGAATCACTAAATACGATAATTacatatattgctatttcatatgttacgtggatttccattggtcaattgggcaaaactgagctcattgtaaaagtgatatcgacgacatttccgtcgatatcagttttgatatcgacgacctctttattgcttccccacttcaaaaacaaaaacacctgaatttaaaaacaaacaaatatatatgaaaatgtaatgatcccagaatttagttgagcaagtgactaaagactttttgaaagaaaagacatttttaaatactgaaaagtacaagaaaagagtgaacaaaaagaaataataatcagggggagggatatggaacagccaaaactgagacaaatacttttgtaatttctttacagtaaatacaaaatgtccacagaattagcaatatatctaacattgactgactgtgtgatgatatcttctgctattggtctgtttcgacagtgatatcaaaatctcgacctccggtctcgattttgatatcactgtctcaacagaccatagcagaagatatcatcacacagtccgtcaatattgggtaatatgataagcgctctaaatgcttgcgacatgtgtaatagagtaagcgagagttatacggaactattctcctggcacctgagagaataacaagcattgaaatgaacaagccactTTCAGCCTCATACTTTTGTTGGTAATAATTACATAGTCAAGGTATTTGCAATTTTTAACAAAAtaatgacatttgacacagatcaacACAGGCATTGTAGTACTGCGAGACCGCGTTAGCAGTGGAGGAGAATGATGACTTTCGAAATCTGTTTCAAATGTAATAGTTTGGTCAACAATATAAATGAAATCTAGTTATTGATCAATTATAGGTACAATTCTGATTTCATGCGATTGAACGTAGAGTATAGGCGCCCAAAGAAAcggcaactcattcgcgcccactgttgcaagaaattgtttcgtcattttcaaattgtcgtacaACATTAACCAGATAAGATACCTcaacaagaaaaacagattTGTGGAGGATATTTCATTGGTTGTACGATTAGTGCCTAGTATTTAATCGTGttcgtgtttttttaattttttaccttttcatacattgtgttatacagggtataGGGCCCCGTACATAACTGTACATAAGTATGCCCTATTTTGACTTCAAGCCGTTGCTACTATTTTTTCTGTATATATCTGCAGCTCTAACGAAAGGTATACAGGGTGTAccacaaaaagagggacaaaaaGAAACTGTAATAGTTTCTACAAATACAAGAATTTTCGCAAAATTTTTTTCACCAGATGTGGACAACATCTCAAATTTTTATTATACCAAAGCATTTCGAAATCGAAGAACATTTTGTTGCTCTTGTCAGTAATTGATGACATGTTCAATCCAGGCCCCGCGCTGCTGGATGACGTGGGccacaaaaagagggacaaaatcaaactctcatattttctaagaaaataattgtttctttctgatTTTCAGGTGATATATCCAGAAGACCTGTAAGTTTTATCTGACAGAAGAATGGACCCCTACGATCACTTTTCCGTCGAAGAGAGGACCAAGATTGTGGAACTGTAGTCGCCTACTCTGGTTCAAAGACAGTTTCGACGCGAACACCCTGGAAAGAAAATACCACATCGTCATACTATCACACGCTTGGTTGATAAGTTCAGAAACACTGGTAGTgtggttaacaacaacaaaggacATTCTGgtcagaaagaaacaattattttcttagaaaatatgagagtttgattttgtccctctttttgtggcccaccctgtatataCATACCGCACAGTGTTGATCTATGTAGTGCTGAGGGACTTGGTTAGGCGCGTGTAGAGCTGAGTAAGACAACATGATGAAGAAGGGCTTGGTGTCAGCATTGCTGGCCAGGGAATCCTGCACAGGAAAGACATACAATTAGCGCGTTGATACCGCAACAAAAACCATGCAAACCACCATATATATTTGCACTGATGGGTACATCATAGTAGATAAAGGTTAAGCATATCTCTtaacttctgtctgtctgtctgtctgtctgtctgtctatctgtctgtgtgtctgtctgtgtctgtatctgtatctttctgtctgtctgtctgtctgtctgtctgtctgtctgtctgtctctctctctctgtgtctcgctctgtctctgtctctctctgtctctctctgtctgtctctgtctctctctatgtctctgtctttctctcccccccccccctctctctctctctctctctctctctctctctctctctgcaagtAGCTCTGTATCTCTTATCTCTTCTAGTTCAGCTATTAATGATCTAACCTTGTACTCTCTAACTAGCTGCCTGGTTCTCTCGGAGAAGAGGTAGGTGGAGTACTGTCCAGCCACAGAGCGGTTGACTTCATGGTCACTGCGGAAATCGTAGGCATCTTTCTTGGACAGGTGAGAAAAAGGATCTTGCTTGGATAGGTAGAAGCCGAAGAATGAGTCGAACCCTCTCTCTGTCGGCGTCTGCTCAGTCTTGCAGAATCCCTGTGGAGCATTATGGATAACGATGTTCGTAAATATGTGTTTGGGTGGAGTGGGActggtagtggtggtgggggggggggaggggtagggggggtAGGAGGGGAGGTGGAGGTTGGTGTGTGAGGTGAGGGAGAGGGTGTATGtccgtgcgagagagagagagagagagagagagagagagagagagagagagaaagagagagagagagagagtgtttgtttgtgtgtgtgtgtgcgtgtgtgtgtgtgtgtgtgtgtgtgtgtgtgtgtgtgtgtgtgtgtgtgtgtgtgtgtgtgtgaacgagtcGAACCCTCTCTCAGTCGGTGTCTGCTCTTTCTTGCAGAATCCCTGTGGACCATTATGGAAAACGATATTGGTaaagatatgtgtgtgtgtgtgtgtgtgtgtgtgtgtgtgtgtgtgtgtgtggtgaaggtggagagggggggggtggctaGGTCTGAGATGGCGACCCGAACTGTTTTTAAAGGAAGGAGTGTGCATTTAACAAACATGGTGTACACAGTCCCTGTGAGTCCAGATTAATGAAACGTCCAACTGACAAAGATGGAACGAGTCCGGGTGTTACATGTTGTACGGCGTCCTCCTGTTTAGTATGCGCAAATTTAAAGTCTTATTttataacaaaaagaaaagaaaagaacaaaccacaaacaaacaaatcaaaacagcaAGAAATACTGATGACAGAACTTTTGCTTCTTGTTCTGAGTTCCTGGGCTGCGTCTGCCATGTTCACTCGTACGCACAACTGGCCTTTCACGTAaatacatccccccccccccccccccacacacacacacttacaccgcCATTTTGACTGACATACTCCAAATTCATGGGACACAGATGGAAGGAATCCGGTATTCAAATGAGGTACGGCATTTTCTTGTTTAGTATACGCCATTAcaatgttattctgtacaacagaagaaaaacaaatgtcGGTTAGACTGAGATTTGTTTTTTGCGTACCGTCAAAAATTATtaacttaaaaaacaaacaaacaaacaaacaatttgcttccattttcgTACTCAAACcaaaacattcattcccaaGTCATTCCATTCAAACTCCCAATACCAGTAAAGGCATTCAACGTGGTTATCTGTCAATTTTGTTGGATCAAATATATCTTTTACAaggatcacgtgaccgctgtCCAAATAAGgctacccccaaaatcgacctgacaaaaccGTCCGATAATGGACTGCTGCTGTGCGTTCTCTTTATGGAACAATTAAAAATCAATCCGTTTGTAACTCATCAGGGAGTACATTGTGGGCGTAAACATCTGTGGTAAATGAGCTACAGTAACTGTGCGTTTGTGGTGAAATCGATTCTACGCGTCAAAAACTAGAAAAAGGTGGCTGTTTGAAAATAGGTTTGATGAGAAattgacgatgacgatgacgacaacgacgacgacgatgacgacgatgatgatgatgatgatgatgatgatgatgatgatgatgatgatgatgatgatgatgatgatgatgatgacgacgacgatgatgatgacgacgacgacggcgatgatgatgatgatgatgatgacgatgacgacgatgatgatgacgatgacgacgacgacgacgatgatcatgatggtggtggtaatgatgacgatgacgatgacgacgatgatgatgatgatgatggtgatgatgatgatgatgatgatgatgatattatCCGTCAATGTCTCTCCTCTCCGTGTTGATAGTTACTATTTGTATCTAGGCTAACATTTCTCATACGTGGTGCCCAAACTGACCATGCACAGAATATCAATGTCTGCTTTTTTTGACACCCAGAAAGAATGATACAATACATGGAATATGTATGGCCTTCTACCCTGTGTGATACCATGTTTAAACGAGTAGATAATTATGTtaagctgttgttgtttttttacattaaaaTACCAGCGAAAGCGAGTTTTTCTATGTTTCATTATAGACGAAAGTGTAAACCTAGCTTAGACCACGCAGGAAACAAAAACATGTATTATTCTAAtctcaaacagaatgaggcagagcgatgttaagatatcaaataaccaaagggaagtaatcgctcttaatgcatacgacatgtgtaatagagtaagcgagagttgtacggaaccttttctcctggcacctgagagaataacaagcattgaaatgaacaagcgactttcatcctcaaaaaaggatgatcaccgCAAGCTCATATACTCATCATTCTCTAAGGCACTCCAACTAACacctacgtacacagtcatatacaagaaccagcttttattctcgaccgggcttagtccttagatcaagactggtttaaacagaacaaacacacacacacacacttgtataTGACTGTGTACATAGGTGTTAGTTGGAGTGCCTTAGAGAATGATGAGTATATGAGCTTGcggtgatcatccttttttgaggatgaaagtcgcttgttcatttcaatgcttgttattctctcaggtgccaggagaaaaggttccgtacaactctcgcttactctattacacatgtcgcatgcattaagagcgattacttccctttggttatttgatgtATTATTCTGTTTATCTTCCATTTTGGATCTACTTTGAGCTTATTTTTGCATCTCCGTCGTTTTGATTCGACTGACAAACTTAAACAACTTCACTCCACTTTGCACTTAGCCGTCCGCTATAAATATATGTATGCTGTCAATGTACGTGTGTATCACACGCCCTTTTTTCAGTATCGATGTTAACGCTCGACGAAAAGTGCCAGTTGTCGGTATATTTCCTTTTTTCGCCTGATCAATAACAAGTGTGAAAGGATGTCGTTCTCGAAAGATCTCTACCCTTCCATCGACATCAAAAGATTGTCAAAATCGTGTACTTTCTTGAGTCAGAAATAATGACGCCGGTTATTGGCTATTGTTGatatgaaaagaaaagggcGATCGAACATTAGAAACCCAACAGTTGCAAATCCTGAAAACTGCGAGAGACATGAACGCAGTTGCTATTGTCCATATAATATAATCCCATCAGCTTTGAATGGAAGGTTTCCCGATATTAATGTACGATCTTTGCTCTTTGCTCTTTGCAGAATTGTattcattacacccccggtttaggggtgtgtataggattcggtcgatgtgtttgtttgtttgtttgtgtgtttgtgttcgcatatagatctcaagaatgaacggaccgatcgtcacca
Above is a window of Littorina saxatilis isolate snail1 unplaced genomic scaffold, US_GU_Lsax_2.0 scaffold_2137, whole genome shotgun sequence DNA encoding:
- the LOC138956819 gene encoding arylsulfatase B-like; this translates as MAPKLLASTFLVTCFLSCAVAQPVPARKKPNILFVLMDDMGWGDVGFRDSQFHTPTIDGMYSQGVRFNNSYTPPNCGPSRAALLSGVYPWRMGLQGNAINSGSSAAIPLGRTILPQKLKDDLGYQTHLVGKWHQGFCKTEQTPTERGFDSFFGFYLSKQDPFSHLSKKDAYDFRSDHEVNRSVAGQYSTYLFSERTRQLVREYKDSLASNADTKPFFIMLSYSALHAPNQVPQHYIDQHCADVSDHNRQIKCGMMAAVDEGLKNITDDLKAHGLMDDLLVVFTSDDGGDHEEGSSNWPLRGNKRTLWEGGIRVNTFMYSESRDILPETNFTWGGLFYISDFYATLSGMIEDTETRKLPEIVDSYNQWTYIKTGQTTGTNRLEIAYVDQDLGVAMLRRDQWKLLYMQSRHPGWYNPPPGVTAREEPNRNDLPKYQLFDLDRDPEETTDVRKDNYERYIRMAASLREVRRMAVNPIDEDLHSDPDRFDGVWSPGWC